The Solanum lycopersicum chromosome 2, SLM_r2.1 DNA window TCCTAATTTCACTCCTGTTTTTGACTTGTATTATCAACTGAAATTGGCATTGATAGTGGGATCAAGAGGAGCATGGTAGGCCAAAGTTTGTCTCACAACAagacaatttatttatttttggtttcttGAATCAAAGTTTTGTTAAAAAAACCAACACAATCTTTGATAAAAGATTATTCTCTAATAGATAAAAaccaaaagaataatatatatgtacttaacaaaaaaatattgtaatatgaAATTAGAAGAATCTTAATTTAGCAAAGTCTCTCTTAAGAAACaccttttcttattattttactaGGAAAAGCATATGTGCTTCATCATTCATTgatcaacaaaagaaaaagttacTCCTAAAAGCAAATTAGCTCTAGCTGTTTAAAGTCGACCTCAATAAACCCTAGCCCCTTCAATACCAATCAAAAGATTAtaaaagaaacttaaaatatGATGCTCCATCATAGatatatttaataatgttttcttcatttttttaaaaaaatttgaagttggtaTATACatattgaagttttttttattcaaattgtcTTATTCAAAAAAAAGTGCTTCTacgaatcatttttattttcaaggcTCGAATTTAAGATCTCTAATTAAAGTATCAACACTATTATCAACTACAACACattatttgatatatgtttaccatttttttgtttaagCTATTAAAAAAGAGCGAATTTTAGatttagcaaacataaaaatgttTGTGTGCTATAACTATAGTCTGTATAATTGCGTTTGGAgcattatatttgtataaatcgcTGACAGAAGCATCATATTTGCATAAACCGCTGGCAGGCCTCTCGTTTCTATAAAAATGATCTGTATTTGTATacttataagtgtataagacgaaaatatacatatttatatgtacaatttttttctcgATTTATACGAACACAAACACAATcaatatatttgtgtttgtataaagtgagagaggcaaGGGAGTGTGACGAGCGAGATCTGAGAAGGAGACGAGCGAGATTCCCTGCTGACAGAGACGAatgaaaagatatatatatttacaattctCTATCACTTAAtataacacaaaaataatttatacatttgtatttgtataaagtgagagagacgaaagaaaaactataaagTGAGATCAGGTAAGCAGCGAGCGAGAAATGTAAGGAGAGAGACTAATAACAACAATTTGCTACAtgttacaattaaatcaaactgtGATCATAGAATTTTACTTCTACTAAAAAATCACCATACAAATTAAAGtgaggatttttttttcttcacactACCTTAAAGTTTTGttcttaattaaattatgtatctttaataacaattttttactATCGGTGGAGAAAACTAAAtagacaaaaaaagaaaaaggataaaagaaaattgaaaaaaaaaaaaaagagcaagaggcccccacaaaaaaaataaaaaatgaaaaagaaaaaaagagcgTGAATCTTGgataaaaaggacattttgctGTTGCCCCTTTTCTTCTTCACTCAAAGCAGAGTGTTGttagaatagaaaaaaaaagggaatttatTCTTTGTCGCCATGGAAATAGCTTCAAGCTCAACAAAATTCAAATGGGTCACTGCATTTCTTCTGCTTCTTGCTTGCTCTGCCGCTGGACAAGTACAAGATGGTTAGCTTTCTTCTATTCTCTTTCAATTTTTCACTTTGAGAACCtacttttttttcaacttacCTCTGTTTGGTATGAGATCTGGTAAATAATATCTTGTATCTTCATTTTAAGCTTCAAATGTATGCTAATTTTAAGCTTTGAGACTCAAATTGGTATGAACATTTAatcacaaataatatatttgtagtTATATTTTGTTATCTCTGTctgaaacaaaattaatttggtAAGTACCAGAGCAACATattagcaaataaaaaaatagtactcACGGTATTTAAGTAAATAGTACTAATATAACATTTAGTTGTAATTAAGTATCACTAATCATTTTGTTGATGTTGATCGTCCTGAGTTGTTATTGCGACACCCTGTAAAAATCATGATTATGTTGcatttgtataattcaattTAGTTGTTTGTTTCGGTATACAAGTGGAATGACATAAAACATGAAATGTCCGTTggaaattacaaataaaaaaattatgattatagtatttaatttaaattaattatttgctATTTCATATAGTTTTCCTATCCTGATATTTGGTGCTTTTAGTtctacttttttattatttaagacAATGGACGTTTAGTTTAAATCTTTTCTAAAACCTATCTTATGAAATTCACATATTCATGTCTCACTTTTAAATTCAGATAAAAtcttagataatttttttcatatattctaATGTTAggtgaataaaattttaattgctAGCGTGATGTAATAGATAtctcataaaattaatataaatactatGCATTAATTTAGACacgttattttaaaaaatcaattctaaAAATTAGCTCCTGATTCCATAAAATAAACAACCGAAGTGAAACAAACAATTAGGATAGGCGATACTCAGTTTTTACTGTTATTTaagatcaatatatatattttttgaaagattttcGAAAGAAAATTATTGGCTGTGTGAAAGGGTTGTTAATTAAATTGCTTAGTTAAAGTGTGTGTTTCTATAATTTGTAGCACATCGTTAATTTTCAATCCAACTTTACATTTTGCAGGTCCGTTAGTTAACGGTAATTTTGAGACCCCGCCGTCAGGTGGTTTCTCTTCCGGCGATGGATTCTCCGACGGTCCATCTGAAATCCCCAGCTGGAAATCAAACGGCACCGTAGAGTTAGTAGAATCCGGGCAAAAACAGGGTGGAATGATCCTCATCGTACCACAAGGTAGACACGCAGTTCGGCTTGGAAACGACGCCGAGATAAGCCAAGAGCTCAAAGTAGAGAAAGGTTCCATTTACTCGATCACTTTCAGCGCGGCTCGCACTTGCGCTCAGCTAGAGTCACTCAACGTTTCAGTTCCTCCTGCCTCACAGACCATTGATCTTCAGACTCTGTATAGTGTTCAGGGCTGGGATTCTTACGCGTGGGCCTTTCAGGCTGAAGAAGATGATGTGCGGGTCGTTTTTACAAATCCTGGCATGGAAGATGACCCCACTTGTGGACCCATTATTGATGATATTGCTATCAAGAAGCTTTTCGTTCCAGATAAATCAAAAGGTAAGGTCATTTCTATTTTCCCACTTCCAGCCTGTTTTGGTCAAATATTTACTGtatttcgttttaatttatggGATATAGTTTGATTTGAAACATACGTATAAAAGCTAgtaattgttatttaatttggtTATTGGAACAGGTAATGCCGTAGTTAATGGAGACTTTGAAGAAGGTCCATGGATGTTTAGGAATGCTTCTCTCGGTGTTCTTCTCCCGACTAACCTAGACGAGGAAACGTCATCGCTCCCTGGTTGGATAGTTGAGTCAAATCGAGCAGTTCGATACATCGATACATATCACTTCACAGTTCCAGAAGGGAAGAGAGCAATAGAATTGCTTTCAGGAAAAGAAGGCATTATATCGCAGATGGTTGAAACCAAGCCTAACAAGCCATACCGATTGACATTTTTGTTTGGCCATGCAGGGGATTCATGCAAGGAACCACTTGCAATCATGGCCTTTGCTGGTGATCAAGCCCAAAACATACATTACACTCCCAATTTCAATTCTTCATTTCAGAATGCTAACCTGAATTTCACGGCCAAGGCGGACAGGACACGTATAGCGTTCTATAGTATCTATTACAATACAAGAAGTGATGATATGAGCTCTCTTTGTGGACCTGTTGTGGATGATGTGAGGGTTGAACTGTCTGGGTCTAGCAGAGTCAAGGTGTTCGGGTTTGGGTTTATGTTTTGGTTGTTAGTCTTCGTTTTTTGTTAAGACGAATAGCTTTCTGTTCCACTCAACGTATATGGGGATCCAATGTAGTACTACAGCAGGGAGGTCCAGAATCGGACGCCCCAGCATAAGAAAGTTGGCTGTATTAAATAGAAGGTATGTATGTCTTCTCGTGTCAATGTAGTATGTATTGGTATTTTTGCAATTGAAATTTGAAAGTGCTTCGTTTTGTTAATCTTTGGGATCCTTTACACCATCATCTTTTGTGGTGCTATGACAAATAGTAGTACTACTACACATCTATTTGTTATACTTGACTCTGTTTGcatatttgaaattataatgATGTATGACTACTAACTAGTATTAACTATGAGAGACAACCTCTTTATCCCGCAAAGGTAGAGGTAAGGTGCCCTGTCTTTGTTTGTCCGATTCTGTGTTGAGACTAGGAATGTATACTACTGtaaagatatatgaaaattggCAGTTTCAGGTGCCTGTAGAGAAACCATTCCTGGTAGTTCACAATGTTGCACTCAGGGTATGAAACCGGACGATTTGCCTGAACTTTTTCAAACCCTAAACTCTTCGCTGGACAATTCCAtcgattatttttttctatattaaataGATGTTGAATCCCCCTTTAACATTTTCGTATGCTTACTTCGTTATATTTTGGATTCGTGTTGCCATTGATTGCACTTACCAAATGTCACGTAAATTTACAATTATTTTGCATATGTGAGGATACTAGTTTGGCAGTTGCCTCCTAAAaggattttttctttcattttgttGATAACTCAatctattcattttttcatgatccaacttcaattcttttttctaatttgtactTCATGGAGttgattttactttatttcTAACTGAAAGAGCTCATTTTGCTAACTCGTTTTATGTAATCCATATATATGACGTAAAGTACTTTCCTCTTTGGGTTAAATAATGTTAAATTGTTCCATGGTGggttttctttttcctttttcggAAGCTTTGGAGttatagtaaaattatatttgtctGATAAATAGGTCATGATTTCGAACTCCAAGTATATGTGGGTTTATTTTTTACCAAGAGAACTGTGATTATGTGGAACGTACCTCATTATCAGTACGATAGTCATGCACCGAAGTCGTATGCAATCTTTTTACCTAATTAGTACTGATAATCGGTTGTTTGGTATggagaaaaatgttttttatacatttcttgaaaaataagtgaatctttaatttattttttcatgtttagttGGCGGTTGGGGATGGCTGGGTTAGGGATGgtgtaaatattaaaaattttaaatttttaaatattgtttaaacacaattttgtataaaaattttaaaatttaaaatattttgtaaaaacataaaacaattattttaatttttttaaggggGATGTTAAGGGTGGTGTTGACGGGTAAAAAGTCATAAATAAGactaaggggtcgtttggtagaaaGATCAAGAATACAGGGATTAGTAATATTGATATTAGTAATGTAGAGATTAGTATTTTTAACTAGCTAGGAGGATAAAATTCTTATAGtcatgttcactattttctAACTTAGATTATTTGAGAGTAAATAATTGTTATCTTAATAAATTGGAGTTAATATCGCAAAAGGTCAAACaactataataatttatacagaaaaattattgaacttatgaataaattaaaaagtactctttatcataaaataaaataaataaatatagcaAAATAAATTGAACTATTTATATAGACGAGATGTTTATGCTCTTGTTTTTAactacttgtgtaatgtttaaTAGACTTTCGTTAAGAGACAATATTTAACTCATgaattgttcttaaattcatacatGAACATTAGGGgtattttagaaacaaaaaattatatctagataataaattttgtattatttgaataaatttattagtataaaataaaatataaaataaaaaaacaaacaaaatgattaaaagaatttgaaggatatttttgtctttacatAAATTAGTCCATGATATTAGAACTAATACCACCAAATGAAAGGTATTTACTTATACATCCTGTAATACCAAATGTGTATAACTAATTGATTATACTAAACCCTAGATTcctataaaatataatactaaataatatcaCACATAATACTTGAATTATATATCCTAATACTCCCTAACAAACTACCCCTAATAGTTTTACTATTTTTCCCCATAAGTTGTTTTGAAATGCTACAATTTGTTTACggtttaaaaagaataattgtaTGGGTTGATtatggagaaaaaataattaattttattttaattttataaattaagaattaattttttgaattattattttctataatatAGATGACTAATATAGAATATTAGTTATGTGAATGACAAAAATCATACCGATTAATTGCATTTCtaattatgaattttcttttaagaTATCAAAATACCAACCAAGTAGTATTACATTGCTATTATAATAACTTAGTGCTTGCAAGAGTACAcctttaataaatcaaattccATATAATATTGTGTAGTACATTAGTaggaaaaaattattcaaattatatgtttttaaattactaataattatttcaaaaaatcatcataaataatttaattattttttctagagTAGTATAATTGAAAGCTGgactaaattgactaaaatagactaaatattattattattattattattatttacttaaAAAAACCTCTCGTCTCTATTGATCTTCTCTATATATACTTGCCTATTTACAGTAAAACTTTTTCGAGAGATCAagcgaagaagaagaagaaggaggaagaaggggaaaaaatgatgattttttttctttgacctTTCAGTTTTCCATAtcttctctcctccctctcctttaaaacaataaaaatggaaGCAGACGGTGGAGGAGTACTCCCTATACCTTCTCAGACCGCTTCATTTCCTCcccatgatgatgatgatcatcCAGATTTTTCACCTGTTGGATCGCCGGAGTCTCACTTTATTAACGATCATTCTGAGCCGTCTGATCAACTCCATGCCCAAGTCACCGCCACTGTACTCACCGATGATCTTCGTAGCAAGATCGTTAAGCAGGTTcgttttttaattgtttttcttatgggtttggtttatttcatcaattgaCGTAATGGGGTTTTTCATTCTTGggtgaatttttgaattttagggTTATAGGTTAAAAAGTCGAAGTTCTTGACTGAGTTAGATGATTCTGTGCAATTGGAATGGGTGGGTGTTAAGAAATTTGGTTAATTGTAGGTATACAAGAACAACATACCTAgagtaatcccacaagtgggtaGCACAGAAATTTATTTAAGTGAAAATTTTCAATTGGATTGATTGGTTGCAGATTTTTATTGTTGCTCTGTAGGTTTTGGTAAGTTAGGGTTACTGGATTAGCtgattattatttaaaagttagaAATGTTTCTTATACACGGTAGAAGAGGTGGAGGTATAAATGGGAATTGTTTCATATGTTCTTAGACTTCCTCATTTGATTGTAGTAAACGAAatctgattttgattttatttctttatcatcGGATGTCCCTATCAAGTTCTTCCTGTGgttcttaattatatgaataGTACTTGagaaaaagatttaatttttctgAACTTGTTTGAGATATTGTAGGTCTGTTCATTATTGTAGTAGCAACATATTGCTGAAACTTTTAAAGGAACTTCTTGATGTTTTCTAGACTTCTATGTGGTACCTGTCAAAGATTTTCTGCATCCATCAGAATGGATGGCAAATGCATGATTTCACTCTTGTATTTCAGAAACCTTTCCTTAAGTGAAGTTGTACAGACTTGGTTAATGAGCATTTGTTTCTTACATACATACATTGGTATTCTCTTACCATAACGTTTGCTTTATACAACCTTCAGGTATTAGCATTTACCTTTGATAACTCTAGCCTTTTACTAGTCCTTGGTATCTATAGCTTTGTTGCTCTATTTTAGTGCCTAAATACAACTACATACCAGTGAGATCCCACAAATGGAGTATGGGGAGGATTAGGTATACACAAACCCTACCCATATCTATGGCTAGATGTTAGTAATAAAGTCTGTACCAGATAATTTTTACTACATGGCAGTTTTTGCTTCTGACCACTCTCCAGTTCTCAAAATTAGAGGAAATTTTGCCTCTTGCAGGTTGAGTATTACTTCAGCGATGAAAATTTGCCTACTGACAAGTTTCTGTTGAAGTATGTGACCAGAGACAAGGAAGGATTTGGTAAGTGTTGGAGCTTATTTGTTTATGACGAGGAAGGTTCTCGTACTGGCCTTATATATCTTTCCTACTCCCTCTCTATGTTCACTTCTTTTAGTAACTGTTTCGGGGGGCTATATTTTTGTATCCTCTAGTATCTCTCCTATACATATGCACTCCACTACCTTCTTTATATCTTAAAATCTCAACTTTGTGCTCTATCTTGCAGTCCCTGTGAAAGTAATTGCCTCTTTCAGAAAAGTGAAGAAGCTTACGAAGGAGACATCAATAATAGCAGCTGCACTTAGGGAATCTTCTCTGCTTGTAAGTCCAATTcttcttgttgattataaagAATATTGATTTATACTCCTTTTAACTTCTttgtctttatgcaaatattCCTAGGTTATTTCTTtcattctctttgttctttttttcttattctggAGGTTGTAAGCCGTGATGGGAGAAAGGTGAAGCGACTTCATCCTCTTCCATTAAGTGAGATTAAAGATCCCAAGGTATTGCTACTTCTACTGGAACTCGATGAGTATAATCTAAACTAAAGTTTGGATGAATTTATTCTTCTACTTACCATGTTCTAGGTTTGTACTGTATTGGTGGAAAATTTACCTGAGGATCATTCAGTGAACAACCTTCGGAGCATATTTGGCCAGGCTGGAAAGTATGttgcctttttcttttttcttaaactgttttcttttttatcattatatgtTCCTAGATACGATGGTCTTGAATTATTTTGAACTTCTAGTGTGAAGCATATTACCATTCGTGATCCACACACTGAAAGAGATCCCAGAAAATGCACAACTGCAGAGAAGCTGCTCAGTGGTAAGGTATGTAATTACAGCTCCTACATCAGAGCATCTGTAGACCTGACTAGTGTGAAGCATGGGATGGGTCTCAAAACTGTTTACTTACATTTAGAATTTTGGTTTTCCTAGTTGTTCATGAGAAGTATCATCACGTTTGGCATCTGACTGGCCATGCTGTTTAGTTTGCATCTAACCACATTGAAGAGCATATGAGAAATTTTGAAGTGGTTGGattatattatttcttcatGTATGCTTTGGTtatttcttcttcgttttttCTTATTATAGTTGCATGCTCTCGTGGAATATAACACAGTGGAAGCTGCTGAAAAAGCTGTGAGTGTTAATACAGGTTCCTATTCATTTTGGCTGtgtcatttcataaaatctGTTGTTCATTTTGTTGGTGTCTTTTCAGGTGACCATTTTGAATGATGAACAGGATTGGAGATTTGGCTTGCGAGTCAAGCTTCTCAAGAAAATAGTAATTTGTTTTGTCTCCTTATCTTCCTTTCCTTAATCATCGAATAATATTGTCATTGGTGTATGCTTGTATAACATGTTATATTAACTCTTCAGAACAAGCCTGGCCAAAGCAAGAAAGGTTGGAGAGATCCAGATTCTGATAGGAATAACAATATCCAAGCATCTGATCCGGCAGTTAATGAGGAACACAATTCAAGTGAGCATCGTGTTGATTCACAAGACGAAGAGGTTAATCATTATTACTTTGCAATCTTTAGATTTATGTCTAAATATAGTTGTTTAGTATATTCGCTTTAGTGGCTAGAAAACAGAAGAGTAATGCCTACTTTATTATGGATATTTTCCAAGTTTTGATTAACATACCTTAAGAAATAGGGTGAAGTGgataacaaaagaagaaaaaagttgaTGAAAACTGATGGATGGAAGTCAGGAAGTTGTTGAaagttgataaaataattaaagagcCATCTTGTATGCTGTTATGGCTGGAACagaattcaaaatttctttCTCCCAAAGAGAAAATATTCTCAATCATTTTCCATACCTTCACATATGGCAACTGGCACATACAGAATCAACCTCATTTTAGACACACTTCCCATGAAACATAACTCCACCCTTGCTCTTCTCAAAGATTTTTCTTAGGGAGCTCACCGAGAAGCATATTTCAGTAACACTCTATCCCCCTCAATCATTATCACGCCTTGAAACCACAGAATCCCAAAATCATCTCCTCACTCCACCAGTGCACTCCCTTCTTCCTCCTTTTCTCACTATTCCCTCTTTCATCAATGTGGCAATTCATATTTCATCTCATCTACTCGTACATCACTCACATCCATTGTAGAAAATCCCACTAACACCTCTAACTCTTCTTGTTTTTTACACTTTTCATTCACAAAATACTTGACCAAAAGCTTAGTCTGTAAAATCCAAAAAAGAGCCCAGCTGGAAATGTCAACTGACATAACAAAAAGCTTTATCCTCTCCATTTTTTGGTTCAATCAACGTCTATGGTTCTTTTCCAATTCCTCATCAAAGCCTTATCAAGGTTTGAGAGAGGGAAAAGGGTTGGATTGAGTTGAAAATTTTAGGTCATGGCTTGGgaagtttttcttaaaaaagagaGGGAGGTAAAAAAAGATCATTAAAGATATCTGTATTTCAGGGCTCAGTTCCTTTATGCTGGAAAAGAGTGAGGGAAATAATAATGGGGAACAGAGGAAAGTGGGTCTAAATAACACTTGAAATGCTTTTATAAACCCCTAGTCTATCAAGTCACCACACTGGGTAGTGTGAGACGCATTTTGAGAAAGTACTGTGTCTGGGGAAATATTAGGTGCAAAGTTTTATATGTTATTGATAATTCGGATCAAGAGGGGAAGTTGTGTATTCtcccaaaatattttctttcacaCGAGACACATCTGCCAAATGGATTTAGGGtgtttattctttaaaaaaagtatgaaaaggTGAACAAAGAGATAAATGTTCAAACTTGTTTGATTAGGAAAGGAGTATTATAGTCATCGTTATGCAAGAAAGTTCAAACAGTACCTTGTTGTTTACTCCCTGTCTTTATAGTTCGTGGTATGGTTATCCACCAATCACTCGATTGTCAGTCCAGTTTCTTTTCGATTGTGCCAATTGTCAAGTCAATCAACTTTTTACTCATTCTTGAACTGTCTTCTTATGTCGTACACTAGACAAATAATTGTCTAGCTGCCATGTTCACTGATGGCAATAGTAAAACTCTGCAGTTCATGGTTTCGTAAGGATCAATGAAAGCGAAATTTCAGGATTAGTGGAGTACATTATCACATTATCAATATCTCTTGCATATTgttgatacatgtattttttgCATTTCAGGAGGGTGACCATCTATCAAAGGAGACCATTGGTGAGCATGcacaaaaggagaaaaatggGCCCAGGGTGCCAACCAGAAATCGAGGCCGTGGAAGGAGAAACAAGCGTGGCACAAATGGACATGGTAGATCTCCGGAAACTGCTTATTCTCTCCCTCTTGCTTCTCCTTATTCTCTtgaatttaatgatatttttgtttaaacaTCACCAGGCCATGGAACTACTTCGTCCACTCATTTGGTTGAACCCTCAAAACCTCCTCCTGGTCCAAGAATGCCCGATGGAACCAGAGGATTTGCTATGGGAAGAGGCCGACCTCTTTCTTCATCTCCAAGCTAATGATGTCTTGTTAAGTGTGTTTTACTGCAAATATAATCTTATGTTTTGAGGATTGTGTTGCTATGTGAAAAATGCTTGGATGATGAATTTCAATGGTTGGTGCTTTGAAATGTACTCATGTGTTATAGAATTGTGGGTTCCTGGAGACAGCGGTATATAACATTGTACTATTGTGCCATTATGTTATTAAAgaccattttttttgtttggccACTTGATTTAACGTCTGATCTGTGTTTCCTAAATTTGCAATGTAGTAAGTAAGGtgatttattaaaattactttGATACATCCAATCCAATTTTCTGAACACAGCACCTTACTGTGTTGATGATGGAGAAAAATACCTTCAAAATTCAGTCTTTTCTAAATGTGTTTGAAGACGGTTGATTATCCTTTATTCCTTTCTCCTAGAGATCTCGGGTTCGAGTTTGAGAATAAAGAatttacttaaaattaaaattgaattagtgCGCTAAAAATcacctttttttctttctattaaaatataaattgaatttcAAAGTATACCACCTGTCTTTACTTGTGCAGAATCAATTGTCTAGGTCACGGTGACCACTAACTAACGCTTCAAATGGTTTtgagatatttatatttttttgtttgttttatttgaaatgatttttaacataatttgttttataaatttggcatccttatatttatatatataatttatttttactttcagTGCTCAGAATTTATTGTCACAAAAATATCATAACTTTTTTAAGgatcataatttttcataaacaattTCGTGTCTAGTCCCACTTCACATAAAATTGACAGGGAGAAGGATTAGCAATCAATAACTtctaatttttcatgaaaaaacaaaatctataatttgcgtccagaaaagaaaaaaaaacatattttcacATCGCACCAAAAAAAATATCCCATGAGAAAAATATACACCGTTCCTTAgttatttgaatttataatttataaataaagatCGAATTTCTATagtataatctttttttttttcatttttctctatTATTATAGCCAAGTTGATTGACTAGTTAAACTTTCACCCCGTTaataatgtttaattttatttctttttaataaataaaaaaacattctaTTTTTTATTCGTTTCTTACGCGCTTTAATGGAGCGTTACACACCACACTCCAGAAAGGTTTTCTTCCGTGGAATTCGAAGTCAGGTGGAGGattatttttttccctctttcCCCATTCTTCTTTGAACTCAGTATATTCCTTTATTCTTCTCTCTTTCTGCAAAATCAAACCAATTTTCATACATATGTTTGTTTAATGGAGTTGACGTTCATGTGAATCGGATAATCCTTTTGATTTTACACTTTGAAAAATGTTAGTCATGCGATCTCAATCTTGTGGTTCAAATTTGGATTTGAATTCTGATTTCTATCGACTTGGGGTTTCTCAATTTCGAAAAGGGTCTCTGAATCTGAAATTTCAGCGTTTATTGATCAATTTTCATCATCTCCGATTAAGCTCTCATTTTCCTGTGAAGGTAATACTGTGAATAGTCTTTGCAAAATACTATTATCGTTTTCGTACCTTTCAAGTGGGTTATTGATTAATTTgactttttctctttgtttttggttgcaatttgtttttgataaagATCCGTAGATCAAGTGCTAGGCGTTATGGGTTCTGTTTGCCTCCTAGGCTTTTTCAAGTTCGAGCAATGGATGATGTAATTCTTcgctaccttttttttttattgttgttattcgTATTGTGTATTGCTGCTTTTTTCATTTAAGCTATGAGAAGATAGA harbors:
- the LOC101246207 gene encoding carbohydrate binding domain-containing protein precursor; protein product: MEIASSSTKFKWVTAFLLLLACSAAGQVQDGPLVNGNFETPPSGGFSSGDGFSDGPSEIPSWKSNGTVELVESGQKQGGMILIVPQGRHAVRLGNDAEISQELKVEKGSIYSITFSAARTCAQLESLNVSVPPASQTIDLQTLYSVQGWDSYAWAFQAEEDDVRVVFTNPGMEDDPTCGPIIDDIAIKKLFVPDKSKGNAVVNGDFEEGPWMFRNASLGVLLPTNLDEETSSLPGWIVESNRAVRYIDTYHFTVPEGKRAIELLSGKEGIISQMVETKPNKPYRLTFLFGHAGDSCKEPLAIMAFAGDQAQNIHYTPNFNSSFQNANLNFTAKADRTRIAFYSIYYNTRSDDMSSLCGPVVDDVRVELSGSSRVKVFGFGFMFWLLVFVFC
- the LOC101245912 gene encoding la-related protein 6A, coding for MEADGGGVLPIPSQTASFPPHDDDDHPDFSPVGSPESHFINDHSEPSDQLHAQVTATVLTDDLRSKIVKQVEYYFSDENLPTDKFLLKYVTRDKEGFVPVKVIASFRKVKKLTKETSIIAAALRESSLLVVSRDGRKVKRLHPLPLSEIKDPKVCTVLVENLPEDHSVNNLRSIFGQAGNVKHITIRDPHTERDPRKCTTAEKLLSGKLHALVEYNTVEAAEKAVTILNDEQDWRFGLRVKLLKKINKPGQSKKGWRDPDSDRNNNIQASDPAVNEEHNSSEHRVDSQDEEEGDHLSKETIGEHAQKEKNGPRVPTRNRGRGRRNKRGTNGHGHGTTSSTHLVEPSKPPPGPRMPDGTRGFAMGRGRPLSSSPS